From Agrobacterium tumefaciens, a single genomic window includes:
- the glpD gene encoding glycerol-3-phosphate dehydrogenase, whose product MSGEAIRDIFVIGGGVNGCGIARDAAGRGYSVALAEKGDFASGTSSAATKLIHGGLRYLEHYEFRLVREALMEREVLWAMAPHIIWPMRFVLPFQKGGVRPAWLIRLGLFLYDHLGGRKLLPATKTLDLRRDVAGKPLKPVFATAFEYSDGWVDDARFVVLNARDAQQRGATILNRTRVVSARREAGLWRIETFDEKSGQAGVYSARMLVNASGPWVDTVLSGVFGRNNVHNVRLVQGSHIIVKKKFADPRAYFFQNPDGRIIFAIPYERDFTLIGTTDRDYTGDPAHVRISAEETSYLCNAASEYFSEPVKAEDIVWTYSGVRPLFDDGASKAQEATRDYVLKVEGADGEAPLLNVFGGKLTTYRRLAEHALEKIGSAIGAKGNAWTASSHLPGGDFGVNGYEEQVKALLARYPFLERVHGERLVRNYGTDAGELLGAASSAADLGRHFGGTLYEIEVRWLVEREWAVTANDILWRRTKQGLRLSGDEVRALQDYLDGVAGSHVKAI is encoded by the coding sequence ATGTCTGGTGAGGCAATTCGCGACATTTTCGTGATTGGCGGCGGCGTGAACGGTTGCGGGATTGCGCGCGATGCGGCAGGCCGTGGTTATTCTGTTGCGCTGGCGGAAAAGGGTGATTTTGCCTCTGGCACGTCGTCTGCAGCGACCAAGCTGATCCATGGCGGTCTGCGTTATCTCGAACATTACGAATTCCGGCTGGTGCGCGAAGCGCTGATGGAGCGCGAGGTGCTGTGGGCGATGGCGCCGCACATCATCTGGCCGATGCGCTTCGTGCTGCCGTTCCAGAAAGGCGGCGTGCGCCCGGCCTGGCTGATCCGGCTCGGCCTGTTTCTCTATGACCACCTGGGTGGCCGCAAGCTGTTGCCAGCGACGAAGACACTCGACCTTCGCCGTGATGTGGCCGGCAAGCCGCTGAAGCCGGTGTTTGCGACCGCGTTCGAATATTCCGACGGCTGGGTCGATGATGCGCGTTTCGTGGTGCTGAATGCCCGCGATGCGCAACAGCGCGGTGCGACGATCCTGAACCGCACCCGCGTGGTGTCGGCACGGCGCGAGGCTGGCCTATGGCGGATCGAGACCTTTGACGAAAAGAGCGGGCAGGCGGGTGTCTATTCGGCCCGCATGCTGGTCAATGCCTCCGGTCCCTGGGTCGATACGGTGCTGTCAGGCGTGTTCGGCCGCAACAATGTGCACAATGTCCGGCTGGTGCAGGGCAGCCATATCATTGTGAAGAAGAAGTTCGCCGATCCGCGTGCCTACTTCTTCCAGAACCCGGATGGGCGTATCATCTTCGCCATCCCCTATGAGCGGGATTTTACCCTGATCGGCACGACCGACCGCGACTATACCGGCGATCCGGCCCATGTGCGTATCAGCGCCGAAGAGACGAGCTATCTGTGCAATGCGGCAAGCGAGTATTTCTCCGAGCCAGTCAAGGCTGAAGATATCGTCTGGACCTATTCAGGGGTTCGCCCGCTGTTCGATGACGGCGCATCGAAGGCGCAGGAAGCAACGCGCGATTACGTCCTGAAGGTGGAAGGCGCCGATGGCGAGGCACCGCTTCTTAACGTGTTCGGCGGCAAGCTGACAACCTATCGTCGCCTGGCCGAGCATGCGCTGGAAAAGATCGGTTCAGCCATTGGAGCAAAGGGCAACGCGTGGACAGCGTCTTCCCATCTGCCAGGTGGTGACTTCGGGGTGAATGGTTATGAGGAACAGGTGAAGGCGCTTTTGGCGCGCTACCCGTTCCTTGAGCGTGTGCATGGTGAGCGACTGGTGCGCAACTACGGTACGGATGCTGGCGAGTTGCTTGGCGCTGCATCGAGTGCTGCCGATCTCGGTCGCCACTTCGGTGGAACGCTCTACGAGATCGAGGTGCGCTGGCTGGTCGAACGTGAATGGGCCGTCACCGCCAATGACATCCTCTGGAGACGCACAAAACAGGGCTTGAGGTTGAGCGGCGATGAGGTGAGGGCGCTGCAAGACTATCTGGATGGTGTCGCCGGCAGTCATGTGAAGGCGATATAA
- a CDS encoding carbohydrate ABC transporter substrate-binding protein — protein MRRHLLATTAGILLAMAGSAYAGMDEAKTFLDKEVGELSTLTRADQEKEMQWFIDAAKPFAGMDIKVVSETITTHEYESKVLAPAFTAITGIKITHDLIGEGDVVEKLQTQMQSGENIYDAYINDSDLIGTHWRYQQARSLTDFMANEGKDVTNPGLDIDDFIGKSFTTAPDGKLYQLPDQQFANLYWFRYDWFNDDKNKADFKAKYGYDLGVPVNWSAYEDIAEFFTGREVGGKKVYGHMDYGKKDPSLGWRFTDAWLSMAGNGDKGIPNGKPVDEWGIKVDEKSRPVGSCVARGGDTNGPAAVYSIQKYLDWMKAYAPAAAQGMTFSESGPVPSQGEIAQQMFTYTAFTADFVKPGLPVVNEDGTPKWRFAPSPHGVYWKDGMKLGYQDAGSWTLMKSTPDDRAKAAWLYAQFVTSKTVDVKKSHVGLTFIRESSIRDKSFTERAPKLGGLVEFYRSPARVQWSPTGTNVPDYPKLAQLWWQAIGDASSGAKTPQEAMDSLCAEQEKVLQRLERAKVQGEFGPALAEEHDIEYWNKDAVSKGNLAPQLKIADEKEKPVTVNYDELVKSWQK, from the coding sequence ATGCGAAGGCATCTATTAGCGACAACAGCAGGAATATTGTTGGCGATGGCGGGTTCCGCCTATGCCGGCATGGACGAGGCAAAGACCTTTCTTGACAAGGAAGTCGGGGAGCTTTCAACGCTGACCCGCGCCGATCAGGAAAAAGAAATGCAATGGTTCATCGATGCGGCAAAGCCTTTTGCCGGCATGGACATCAAGGTGGTCTCTGAGACCATCACCACGCATGAATATGAATCGAAGGTTCTGGCGCCAGCCTTTACCGCCATCACCGGCATCAAGATCACCCATGACCTGATTGGTGAAGGTGACGTTGTTGAAAAACTGCAGACGCAGATGCAGTCCGGCGAAAACATCTATGACGCCTATATCAACGATTCCGATCTCATCGGTACACATTGGCGCTATCAGCAGGCGCGCAGCCTGACCGACTTCATGGCCAACGAAGGCAAGGACGTTACGAACCCCGGCCTGGACATCGATGACTTCATCGGCAAGTCTTTCACAACGGCACCCGATGGAAAGCTCTATCAGTTGCCGGACCAGCAGTTCGCAAACCTTTACTGGTTCCGCTATGACTGGTTCAACGACGACAAAAACAAGGCGGATTTCAAGGCGAAATACGGCTACGATCTCGGCGTTCCAGTCAACTGGTCGGCATATGAAGACATTGCCGAATTCTTCACCGGCCGCGAGGTCGGTGGCAAGAAGGTCTATGGCCACATGGACTATGGCAAGAAGGACCCGTCGCTCGGTTGGCGCTTCACCGACGCCTGGCTCTCCATGGCTGGTAATGGCGACAAGGGTATTCCGAACGGCAAGCCAGTTGATGAATGGGGCATTAAGGTTGACGAAAAGTCGCGTCCGGTCGGCTCGTGCGTCGCCCGCGGTGGTGACACAAACGGTCCAGCTGCTGTCTATTCGATCCAGAAATACCTGGACTGGATGAAGGCTTACGCTCCGGCCGCAGCCCAGGGCATGACCTTCTCCGAATCCGGTCCTGTTCCATCGCAGGGTGAGATCGCCCAGCAGATGTTCACCTACACCGCTTTCACCGCCGACTTTGTGAAACCCGGTCTGCCGGTCGTCAACGAGGATGGAACGCCGAAGTGGCGTTTTGCTCCAAGCCCGCACGGCGTCTACTGGAAAGATGGTATGAAACTTGGCTATCAGGACGCCGGTTCATGGACGCTCATGAAATCGACACCTGACGATCGTGCCAAAGCCGCCTGGCTTTACGCACAGTTCGTGACCTCCAAGACAGTCGACGTCAAGAAGAGCCACGTCGGCCTGACCTTCATTCGCGAATCCAGTATCCGGGACAAGAGCTTCACGGAGCGCGCACCGAAGCTTGGCGGTCTGGTCGAGTTCTATCGCTCGCCGGCCCGCGTGCAATGGTCGCCGACCGGTACAAACGTTCCGGATTATCCGAAGCTTGCACAATTGTGGTGGCAGGCCATCGGCGATGCGTCTTCCGGTGCAAAGACCCCGCAGGAAGCGATGGACTCGCTTTGCGCAGAGCAGGAAAAGGTGCTGCAGCGTCTTGAGCGCGCCAAGGTCCAGGGTGAATTCGGGCCTGCGCTGGCGGAAGAGCACGACATCGAATACTGGAACAAGGACGCAGTTTCGAAGGGTAATCTGGCACCACAGCTGAAGATTGCCGACGAAAAGGAAAAGCCTGTTACCGTCAATTATGACGAGCTGGTCAAAAGCTGGCAGAAGTAA
- a CDS encoding sugar ABC transporter permease has protein sequence MNKTWNNKAWFLVLPVLVLVAFSAVIPLMTVVNYSVQDTFGNNEFFWAGADWFVQTLHSDRFWEALQRNLIFSIIILLLEIPLGIFIALNMPKKGIGVPVCLVLMALPLLIPWNVVGTIWQVFGRVDIGLLGRTLAAIGLDYNYVRDPIDAWVTIIVMDVWHWTSLVVLLCYAGLVSIPDAYYQAAKIDGATRWSVFRYIQLPKMKRVLLIAVLLRFMDSFMIYTEPFVVTGGGPGNSTTFLSIDLVKMAVGQFDLGPAAAMSIIYFLIVLLLSWIFYTVMTSGDENA, from the coding sequence ATGAACAAGACCTGGAATAACAAGGCCTGGTTTCTGGTGCTGCCGGTGCTCGTGCTCGTGGCGTTCTCGGCGGTCATCCCTTTGATGACCGTTGTGAACTATTCCGTGCAGGATACGTTCGGAAACAACGAATTCTTTTGGGCGGGCGCGGATTGGTTCGTGCAGACATTGCATTCCGACCGTTTTTGGGAAGCGTTGCAGCGCAATCTGATCTTCTCGATCATCATCCTGCTTCTGGAAATCCCGCTTGGTATTTTCATTGCGCTCAATATGCCGAAAAAGGGCATCGGTGTTCCTGTTTGCCTGGTCTTGATGGCGCTGCCATTGCTGATCCCGTGGAACGTGGTCGGAACAATCTGGCAGGTATTCGGACGTGTCGATATTGGCCTGCTCGGACGCACGCTTGCAGCGATCGGGCTCGACTACAACTACGTCCGCGATCCGATCGATGCCTGGGTCACCATCATCGTCATGGATGTCTGGCATTGGACGAGCCTCGTCGTGTTGCTTTGCTATGCAGGTCTCGTGTCGATCCCGGACGCCTATTATCAGGCGGCAAAGATCGATGGCGCCACTCGCTGGTCGGTGTTCCGCTATATTCAACTGCCGAAGATGAAGCGTGTTTTGCTGATCGCTGTGCTGCTGCGCTTTATGGACAGTTTCATGATCTACACCGAACCTTTCGTTGTCACGGGTGGTGGCCCCGGCAATTCCACGACGTTCCTGTCGATCGACCTCGTCAAGATGGCCGTGGGTCAGTTTGACCTCGGACCCGCTGCGGCCATGTCGATCATCTACTTCCTCATCGTCCTGCTGCTTTCATGGATCTTCTACACCGTGATGACCAGCGGCGACGAGAACGCATGA
- a CDS encoding ABC transporter ATP-binding protein: MLSLSLENLSVSFPGLNDPVLFIQKLDLPAGSRVAVTGPSGSGKSTLVNIISGLERADNGAVAWSGTDITRLSESGRDRWRAENIGLIMQDFHLFPGLSALDNVLLPARLSRASSSTLEERAADLLSRVGIKRNNQNIETMSRGEMQRVAVARALLRKPGVVIADEPTASLDRESGAAVGHLLLELAATEQSTLIIVSHDSRLTERLDRRVTLNAGRLSHDGKAEMAA, encoded by the coding sequence ATGCTTTCTCTTTCTCTTGAAAACCTGTCCGTTTCCTTTCCCGGCTTGAATGATCCGGTGCTTTTCATTCAAAAACTGGATCTGCCTGCTGGCTCCCGCGTGGCCGTAACCGGCCCGTCCGGTTCGGGTAAAAGCACACTGGTGAATATCATCAGTGGCCTGGAACGGGCGGACAATGGCGCCGTTGCCTGGTCGGGCACGGATATCACCCGTCTTTCAGAAAGCGGCCGCGACCGATGGCGAGCTGAAAATATTGGCCTCATCATGCAGGACTTTCACCTGTTTCCAGGGCTGTCTGCGCTCGACAATGTCCTACTTCCGGCTCGGCTTTCGCGTGCATCGTCGTCCACTCTTGAAGAGCGGGCCGCCGATCTGTTGTCGCGTGTAGGCATTAAACGCAACAACCAGAACATCGAGACAATGTCCCGGGGAGAAATGCAGCGTGTGGCGGTGGCCCGTGCACTTTTGCGTAAACCTGGCGTCGTCATTGCCGATGAACCGACCGCAAGTCTGGACCGCGAAAGCGGTGCGGCTGTCGGGCATCTTCTCCTCGAACTGGCAGCGACCGAGCAGAGTACATTGATCATCGTTTCGCATGACAGCCGCCTCACCGAGCGTCTTGATCGCCGCGTTACTCTGAATGCCGGTCGCCTTAGTCACGACGGCAAGGCGGAGATGGCCGCATGA
- a CDS encoding DeoR/GlpR transcriptional regulator, producing the protein MLTPRQDEIVALAKANGRVLVDELATRFSVTPQTIRKDLNDLCDARALTRIHGGAIFPSGNENVKYEARRAIASTEKQAIGAAAAGLIPNNSSLFINIGTTTEAVGEALENHHELMVITNNINVANRLRVFPGIEVVIAGGVVRGADGGIVGEAAVDFIRQFKVDFAVIGVSAIDEDGALLDFDFREVKVAQAIMSNARHVILVSDSSKFERTAPVRIGHISQVHTFITDRCPLESVRTICADSDVRLIETAENAG; encoded by the coding sequence TTGCTCACCCCGCGACAGGACGAAATTGTTGCACTTGCTAAAGCCAATGGCAGGGTATTGGTCGACGAACTGGCAACGCGCTTTTCTGTAACGCCTCAGACCATCCGTAAGGATCTGAACGATTTATGCGATGCACGCGCCCTGACCCGCATTCATGGCGGTGCCATTTTCCCGAGCGGCAATGAAAACGTAAAATACGAAGCGAGGCGGGCAATAGCTTCGACGGAAAAGCAGGCGATAGGCGCTGCAGCCGCCGGATTGATACCAAACAATTCCTCGCTGTTTATCAATATCGGCACGACGACCGAAGCGGTTGGTGAGGCATTGGAGAACCACCACGAGTTGATGGTCATCACTAACAACATCAATGTTGCCAACAGGTTGCGCGTTTTCCCCGGCATTGAGGTGGTGATTGCCGGTGGTGTGGTGCGCGGTGCGGATGGTGGCATCGTCGGAGAAGCGGCGGTTGACTTCATTCGCCAGTTCAAGGTCGATTTTGCTGTGATCGGTGTGTCGGCAATCGATGAAGACGGCGCCCTGCTCGATTTCGATTTTCGTGAAGTGAAAGTTGCCCAGGCAATCATGTCGAATGCCCGGCACGTAATTCTGGTGTCTGATTCTTCCAAGTTCGAAAGAACTGCCCCGGTTCGTATCGGTCATATCTCGCAGGTCCACACATTCATTACCGACCGTTGTCCTTTGGAAAGTGTGCGAACCATCTGTGCTGACAGCGATGTGAGGCTTATCGAGACGGCAGAAAACGCAGGCTGA
- a CDS encoding DUF2160 domain-containing protein yields the protein MNFSWMAWTLPTALFFLTILVLLLSMGVWEYLAPGGSPRVGILRFETTRGDRLFISLLGAAFIHLAWLGFVGPNLWWALGLAVVYAIGVFRFV from the coding sequence ATGAATTTTTCCTGGATGGCGTGGACATTGCCAACCGCATTGTTCTTCCTGACGATCCTCGTGCTTTTGCTCAGCATGGGCGTCTGGGAATATCTGGCGCCGGGTGGATCGCCACGTGTTGGCATTTTACGGTTTGAGACGACGAGGGGGGATCGTCTCTTCATCTCGCTGCTTGGTGCGGCGTTCATTCATCTCGCATGGCTGGGTTTTGTGGGACCCAACCTGTGGTGGGCACTTGGCCTCGCGGTGGTCTACGCCATAGGCGTTTTCCGCTTTGTATAG
- a CDS encoding ABC transporter ATP-binding protein, whose translation MARITLDHIRHAYSAKAQAAGDYALKEVHHEWEDGGAYALLGPSGCGKTTLLNIISGLIRPSDGRIAFDGTDVTDLATEDRNIAQVFQFPVVYDTMTVYDNLAFPLRNRHVPEADVDRRVREILEMTDLAGMAKRRAHGLTADQKQKISLARGLVRSDVNAILFDEPLTVIDPHMKWVLRSQLKRLHRQSGFTMVYVTHDQTEALTFADKVVVMYDGQIVQIGTPAELFERPSHTFVGYFIGSPGMNVIPATLDGNRVKLGDEVLSLDFTPKTNAGAKTELGIRPEFVRIGREGMPVTINRVEDIGRHKIVRATFAGQAIAIVVSEDADIPAEARVTFDPGAISIYADSWRVGREG comes from the coding sequence ATGGCACGCATCACGCTGGATCATATACGCCACGCCTACAGCGCCAAGGCGCAAGCCGCAGGCGATTACGCGTTGAAGGAAGTCCATCATGAATGGGAAGACGGCGGTGCCTATGCGCTACTCGGTCCATCCGGCTGTGGAAAAACGACGTTGCTCAACATCATTTCCGGCCTTATCCGGCCGTCGGATGGGCGCATTGCCTTCGACGGAACTGATGTTACCGATCTCGCCACGGAAGATCGAAACATTGCCCAGGTTTTCCAGTTCCCGGTCGTTTACGACACCATGACCGTCTACGATAATCTCGCCTTTCCGTTGCGCAACCGGCATGTACCGGAGGCAGACGTCGATCGGCGAGTTCGCGAAATCCTTGAAATGACCGATCTCGCGGGCATGGCGAAGCGCCGTGCGCACGGACTGACAGCTGACCAGAAGCAGAAGATTTCCCTGGCGCGCGGACTGGTTCGCTCGGATGTAAACGCCATTCTTTTCGATGAGCCGCTGACGGTCATTGATCCGCACATGAAATGGGTGTTGCGCTCTCAGTTGAAACGCCTGCATCGCCAGTCCGGCTTTACAATGGTCTATGTCACCCACGACCAGACGGAGGCGCTGACCTTCGCAGACAAGGTCGTGGTGATGTATGATGGGCAGATTGTCCAGATCGGCACGCCGGCGGAATTGTTCGAGCGGCCAAGCCATACATTTGTTGGTTATTTCATCGGTTCGCCGGGGATGAATGTCATCCCGGCAACGCTCGATGGGAACAGGGTCAAGCTTGGTGATGAGGTTCTTTCGCTCGACTTCACCCCCAAGACGAACGCCGGCGCCAAGACCGAACTAGGCATCCGACCGGAATTCGTTCGGATCGGCCGCGAGGGCATGCCCGTTACAATCAACAGGGTCGAGGATATCGGGCGTCACAAGATTGTTCGGGCCACATTCGCGGGGCAGGCAATAGCGATCGTGGTGTCGGAAGATGCGGACATTCCTGCTGAAGCGCGCGTTACGTTCGATCCCGGCGCAATCAGCATTTACGCAGATTCCTGGCGCGTCGGCAGGGAGGGCTGA
- a CDS encoding alkaline phosphatase has translation MRHFLALLATTTFLAGAAQAATVYPLDRATILAGSPFDFKVELKNVVKQDDVKITVNGQDYKAIFGSEAQFVADEKGKEDKSLGSAVILRDLKIAKPGAYVIEVTAGDEKKSVTWDVYGTSATPKAKNIIFMVGDGLSVAHRTAARLMSKGMTEGKASGRLNMDEMDRMAFIGTSATNAVATDSANTMSAYMTGHKTAVNAIGVYADRTPDSFDDPKVETLAEAIRRETKKSIGVVTTSELQDATPAAVVAHTRKRGDKPEITGMLLDVKPEVVLGGGSAYFLPKETVGSKRKDDKDYIKLFQEAGYSLATTKGELATAAGTNSGKILGLFHTGNMDTLLDRNFLKKGTVGKFPEQPGLVEMTETALNELSKNPEGFFLMVEAANIDKMSHPLDWDRAVVETIEFDKALGVAREFASKNPDTLIVFTGDHTHGVSIIGTVDDEKEGTEMREKVGTYDDAGFPNYTDADGDGYPDKIDVTRRLFLNANNGPDHYETFRPKLDGPFVPAIQNEKKEYVANEAYKDVPGAVFVQGNIPKSGDSGVHAVDDMVLQSTGPGSDGFKGYMEQSDVYRVLADTFALGTVASN, from the coding sequence ATGCGACATTTTCTAGCTCTACTCGCTACGACCACTTTCCTGGCCGGCGCGGCGCAAGCTGCCACCGTCTACCCGCTTGATCGGGCAACGATCCTCGCCGGTTCGCCTTTCGATTTCAAAGTGGAACTGAAAAACGTCGTCAAGCAGGATGACGTGAAGATCACCGTCAACGGTCAAGACTACAAAGCTATCTTCGGTTCTGAAGCCCAATTCGTTGCCGACGAAAAAGGCAAGGAAGACAAGAGCCTGGGCTCAGCGGTTATCCTGCGCGATCTGAAGATTGCAAAGCCGGGCGCCTATGTAATCGAAGTCACGGCAGGCGACGAAAAGAAGTCAGTCACCTGGGATGTTTACGGGACCTCGGCAACGCCGAAAGCCAAGAACATCATCTTCATGGTTGGTGATGGTCTTTCCGTTGCACATCGCACGGCTGCCCGCCTGATGTCGAAGGGCATGACTGAAGGCAAGGCAAGCGGCCGTCTGAACATGGACGAAATGGACCGGATGGCCTTTATCGGTACGTCCGCAACCAACGCTGTCGCGACTGACAGCGCAAACACAATGTCGGCCTACATGACCGGCCACAAAACTGCCGTCAACGCGATTGGCGTCTACGCCGACCGTACGCCTGACAGCTTTGACGACCCGAAGGTCGAAACGCTGGCCGAAGCAATTCGCCGCGAAACGAAGAAATCGATCGGCGTCGTCACGACCTCCGAACTTCAGGACGCAACGCCTGCAGCCGTGGTTGCCCATACCCGCAAACGCGGCGACAAGCCTGAGATCACCGGCATGCTGCTCGACGTCAAGCCAGAAGTTGTTCTGGGTGGCGGTTCCGCCTACTTCCTGCCCAAGGAAACCGTTGGTTCCAAGCGCAAGGACGACAAGGATTATATCAAGCTGTTCCAGGAAGCCGGATATTCGCTGGCAACCACGAAGGGCGAACTCGCGACCGCTGCCGGCACCAATAGCGGCAAGATCCTTGGCCTCTTCCACACCGGCAACATGGATACGCTTCTCGATCGCAATTTCCTGAAAAAGGGCACCGTCGGCAAGTTCCCCGAGCAGCCCGGCCTTGTCGAAATGACTGAGACAGCGCTCAACGAACTCTCCAAGAACCCTGAAGGTTTCTTCCTGATGGTCGAAGCCGCAAACATCGACAAGATGTCTCATCCGCTCGACTGGGACCGCGCGGTCGTTGAAACCATCGAGTTCGACAAGGCACTTGGCGTTGCGCGCGAATTCGCCTCCAAGAACCCGGACACACTGATCGTCTTCACCGGCGACCACACGCACGGCGTTTCCATCATCGGTACTGTCGATGACGAAAAGGAAGGCACCGAAATGCGCGAAAAGGTCGGCACCTACGACGACGCAGGCTTCCCGAACTACACGGATGCCGATGGCGACGGTTATCCGGACAAGATCGATGTCACCCGCCGCCTGTTCCTGAATGCCAATAACGGCCCGGATCACTATGAGACGTTCCGCCCGAAGCTTGACGGTCCCTTCGTTCCGGCGATCCAGAACGAGAAGAAGGAATATGTTGCGAACGAAGCCTATAAGGACGTTCCCGGCGCAGTCTTCGTTCAGGGCAATATCCCGAAGAGCGGCGACAGCGGCGTCCACGCTGTAGACGACATGGTTTTGCAATCGACCGGCCCCGGCTCCGATGGCTTCAAGGGCTACATGGAACAGAGCGACGTTTACCGAGTACTTGCGGACACATTTGCACTTGGCACGGTTGCGTCGAACTGA
- a CDS encoding carbohydrate ABC transporter permease, producing the protein MAQTIKYKPAGNYSWVVSTIYIVFLLLPIYWLINMSFKENAEITGTFSLWPVNPTLRNYTIIFTDPSWYRGYINSITYVALNTVISVLAALPAAYAFSRYRFLGDKHLFFWLLTNRMAPPAVFALPFFQLYSAFGLIDTHIAVALAHCLFNVPLAVWILEGFMSGVPKEIDETAYIDGYSFPRFFVRIFMPLVASGIGVAAFFCFMFSWVELLLARTLTTTAAKPISAIMTRTVSASGMDWGVLAAAGVLTIIPGALVIYFVRNYIAKGFALGRV; encoded by the coding sequence ATGGCCCAGACAATCAAATACAAACCGGCTGGCAATTATTCGTGGGTTGTTTCGACGATCTACATCGTCTTCCTCCTGCTGCCCATCTACTGGTTGATCAACATGAGCTTCAAGGAAAATGCGGAGATTACCGGCACCTTCTCGCTCTGGCCGGTCAACCCGACACTGCGCAACTATACGATAATCTTCACAGATCCATCGTGGTACAGGGGCTATATCAATTCGATCACCTATGTTGCTCTGAACACGGTGATCTCGGTGCTTGCTGCGCTGCCGGCTGCTTACGCCTTCTCGCGTTACCGGTTCCTCGGGGACAAGCATCTGTTCTTCTGGCTGCTGACAAACCGCATGGCACCCCCTGCCGTTTTCGCGCTTCCCTTCTTCCAGCTCTATTCCGCGTTCGGGCTGATCGACACGCATATCGCTGTCGCACTGGCGCATTGCCTCTTTAACGTACCGTTGGCCGTTTGGATCTTGGAAGGTTTCATGTCCGGTGTGCCGAAGGAAATCGATGAGACGGCCTATATCGACGGCTATTCGTTCCCCCGTTTCTTCGTTCGGATCTTCATGCCACTGGTGGCGTCTGGCATTGGTGTTGCTGCCTTCTTTTGCTTCATGTTTTCGTGGGTTGAGCTCTTGCTTGCCCGCACGCTGACAACCACAGCGGCAAAGCCGATTTCAGCGATCATGACACGCACAGTATCGGCATCGGGCATGGATTGGGGAGTGCTTGCTGCAGCCGGTGTGCTGACCATCATTCCCGGCGCGCTCGTCATCTATTTTGTCCGCAACTATATCGCCAAGGGCTTCGCGCTCGGTCGCGTCTGA
- a CDS encoding ABC transporter ATP-binding protein: MLELRNVSKMVGGEYHIHPTDLTLQRGSLNVLLGPTLSGKTTLMRLMAGLDRPSGGAIFFNGEDVTGRPVQTRNVAMVYQQFINYPALTVYENIASPMRVAGKDQATIDREVRKAADLLKLTPYLDRTPLNLSGGQQQRTALARAIVKNANLVLLDEPLANLDYKLREELRLELPRIFAESGAIFVYATTEPSEALLLGGNTATLSEGRLTQFGRTIDVYRRPVDIVTAATFADPPLNTIEVMKTNGSFVRADRQVMAVPAHLVAIPDGPLTIAFQPHHLFPASQAHTAQAIHARTLISEIAGSESFVHIEFAGQRWVMLAQGIHDIEPDREIELFLDTQHLMAFDADGRAIGVAPVGQV; encoded by the coding sequence ATGCTTGAATTGCGAAACGTCTCGAAGATGGTTGGCGGAGAATATCATATTCATCCGACGGACCTGACGTTGCAGCGTGGAAGCCTGAATGTGCTTCTTGGGCCAACGTTATCCGGCAAGACCACGCTCATGCGATTGATGGCGGGCCTCGATCGGCCAAGCGGCGGTGCGATCTTTTTCAACGGCGAGGATGTGACCGGGCGCCCGGTTCAGACGCGCAACGTTGCCATGGTCTACCAGCAATTCATCAATTATCCGGCGCTCACCGTGTATGAGAACATTGCGTCTCCCATGCGTGTGGCAGGCAAGGACCAGGCGACCATCGACAGGGAAGTCCGTAAGGCCGCAGATCTTCTGAAATTGACCCCTTATCTCGACCGCACACCGCTTAATCTGTCCGGTGGCCAGCAACAGCGTACGGCATTGGCACGCGCCATCGTCAAGAATGCCAATCTTGTGCTTCTGGACGAGCCGTTGGCCAATCTTGACTACAAGCTGCGCGAGGAATTGCGTCTGGAATTGCCGCGCATCTTTGCAGAGTCCGGTGCTATTTTCGTCTATGCGACAACAGAACCATCAGAGGCGCTTTTGCTCGGTGGCAATACGGCTACGCTGAGCGAAGGACGGCTGACACAATTTGGGAGGACTATCGATGTCTATCGCCGGCCGGTCGATATCGTTACCGCTGCCACTTTCGCCGATCCACCGCTGAACACGATAGAGGTGATGAAGACGAACGGCAGTTTTGTGCGCGCCGATCGCCAAGTGATGGCGGTTCCTGCCCATCTGGTGGCCATTCCGGATGGTCCCCTTACGATCGCCTTCCAACCACACCATCTGTTTCCCGCATCGCAGGCGCATACGGCGCAAGCCATCCATGCACGGACATTGATATCGGAAATCGCCGGATCGGAAAGTTTCGTGCATATCGAATTTGCCGGGCAACGTTGGGTGATGCTCGCACAGGGCATTCACGACATTGAACCCGACCGCGAGATAGAACTGTTCCTCGACACACAACATCTGATGGCTTTCGACGCAGACGGTCGCGCCATCGGTGTTGCTCCTGTCGGGCAGGTTTGA